One genomic segment of Carbonactinospora thermoautotrophica includes these proteins:
- a CDS encoding glycosyltransferase family 4 protein — protein sequence MTAGSLHIAMVVPPWFELPPVAYGGIESMCADLVDALVARGHRVTLVGAGEHHTKATAFIRTYDEPQGARLGTPEPEVVHAAGVAYYLEELAVDVVHDHSLAGPLLARGRRTPTVVTVHGPVAGERGRYYRYLDKSVHLVGVSDAQRRAAPDLNWVATVHNAVRVADFPFRRDKEDFLLFLGRMAPEKGAHLAIEAARAAGRRLLLAGKCTEPMERAYFAEAVQPRLGPDAEYIGEIDTERKKELLAAARCLLFPICWEEPFGMVMIEAMACGTPVVALRRGAVPEVVADRVTGRVCERLEELPQAVAEVERLDPEACRAHVASRFDVDAMAAGYEAVYRRVLARVPTLEPAA from the coding sequence GTGACTGCCGGTTCACTCCACATCGCGATGGTCGTCCCGCCGTGGTTCGAGCTGCCACCGGTCGCGTACGGGGGCATCGAGAGCATGTGCGCGGACCTCGTCGACGCGCTGGTGGCCCGTGGCCACCGGGTCACGCTGGTCGGCGCGGGTGAGCACCATACGAAGGCGACGGCGTTCATCCGCACGTACGACGAGCCCCAGGGCGCGCGGCTCGGCACGCCCGAGCCGGAGGTGGTGCACGCGGCCGGAGTCGCGTACTACCTGGAGGAGTTGGCTGTCGACGTGGTGCACGACCACTCACTGGCGGGCCCGCTGCTGGCCCGGGGACGGCGGACGCCGACCGTCGTCACCGTGCACGGCCCGGTGGCCGGCGAGCGGGGCCGGTACTACCGGTACCTGGACAAGAGCGTGCACCTGGTGGGCGTCTCCGACGCCCAGCGGCGGGCCGCACCCGACCTGAACTGGGTGGCGACCGTCCACAACGCCGTGCGGGTCGCCGACTTCCCGTTCCGGCGGGACAAGGAGGACTTCCTGCTGTTCCTCGGCCGGATGGCCCCGGAGAAGGGCGCGCACCTGGCGATCGAGGCGGCGCGCGCGGCCGGCCGGCGGCTGCTGCTGGCCGGCAAGTGCACCGAGCCGATGGAGCGTGCGTACTTCGCGGAGGCGGTGCAGCCCCGGCTCGGCCCGGACGCCGAATACATCGGGGAGATCGACACCGAGCGCAAGAAGGAACTGCTCGCGGCGGCGCGCTGCCTGCTCTTCCCGATCTGCTGGGAGGAGCCGTTCGGGATGGTGATGATCGAGGCGATGGCCTGCGGCACCCCGGTCGTGGCGCTGCGACGCGGCGCGGTCCCGGAGGTGGTGGCCGACCGTGTCACCGGGCGCGTCTGCGAGCGGCTGGAGGAGCTGCCCCAGGCCGTGGCCGAGGTGGAGCGGCTCGACCCCGAGGCGTGCCGGGCGCATGTGGCGAGTCGGTTCGACGTCGACGCGATGGCCGCCGGGTACGAGGCGGTGTACCGGCGGGTGCTCGCCCGGGTCCCGACCCTGGAGCCGGCCGCGTGA
- a CDS encoding aspartate aminotransferase family protein yields MTSHARKDDLQAAARRHLWMHFTRMSAYADQDVPVMVRGDGCYVWDVEGRRYLDGLSGLFVTQVGHGRSELAEAAAKQAGELAYFPLWSYAHPRAVELAERIAELAPGDLNRVFFTTGGSEAVESAWKLARQYFKVIGQPSRYKVLSREIAYHGTTLGALSITGLPAIKTPFEPLVPGGVRVPNTNFYRAPEHGDDPEAFGRWAADEIERAILREGPETVAAVYLEPVQNSGGCFPPPPGYFPRVREICDRYGVLLVSDEVICAFGRLGYYFGAERYGYLPDMITCAKGLTSGYAPLGALIASDRLIEPFLRDTNTFLHGITFAGHPVSAAVALANLDIFEREGLLDHVRGREAAFRATLEKLLDLPIVGDVRGDGYFYGIELVKDKATKETFTDAESERLLRGFLSNALFEAGLICRADDRGDPVVQLAPPLIADQQQFDEIEQILRDVLTRAWQRL; encoded by the coding sequence ATGACGTCGCACGCCCGGAAAGACGATCTCCAGGCGGCCGCACGGCGGCATCTGTGGATGCATTTCACGCGCATGTCGGCGTATGCCGACCAGGACGTCCCCGTGATGGTGCGGGGCGACGGTTGCTATGTCTGGGACGTGGAAGGTAGACGGTATCTGGACGGCTTGTCCGGTCTGTTCGTCACCCAGGTAGGGCACGGCCGTTCCGAGCTGGCCGAGGCGGCGGCGAAGCAGGCCGGGGAGCTGGCGTACTTTCCGCTGTGGAGCTACGCGCACCCACGTGCGGTGGAGTTGGCCGAGCGGATCGCGGAGCTGGCGCCGGGGGATCTGAACCGGGTGTTCTTCACCACCGGCGGCTCGGAGGCGGTGGAGTCGGCGTGGAAGCTGGCCCGCCAGTACTTCAAGGTCATCGGGCAGCCGAGCCGGTACAAGGTCCTGAGCCGGGAGATCGCCTACCACGGCACGACGCTCGGCGCCCTGTCGATCACTGGACTGCCGGCGATCAAGACCCCGTTCGAGCCGCTGGTGCCCGGCGGGGTCCGGGTGCCCAACACCAACTTCTACCGAGCCCCCGAACACGGCGACGACCCTGAGGCGTTCGGCCGCTGGGCCGCGGACGAGATCGAGCGGGCGATCCTGCGGGAAGGCCCGGAGACCGTCGCGGCGGTGTACCTGGAGCCGGTGCAGAACTCCGGCGGCTGTTTCCCACCCCCGCCCGGCTACTTCCCCCGCGTGCGCGAGATCTGCGACCGCTACGGGGTGCTGTTGGTCTCTGACGAGGTGATCTGCGCCTTCGGGCGGCTGGGCTACTACTTCGGCGCCGAACGCTACGGCTACCTGCCCGACATGATCACCTGCGCCAAGGGCCTCACCTCCGGCTACGCCCCGCTGGGCGCGCTCATCGCCAGCGACCGGTTGATCGAGCCGTTCCTGCGCGACACCAACACCTTCCTGCACGGGATCACCTTCGCCGGCCATCCCGTCTCCGCCGCCGTCGCCCTGGCCAACCTCGACATCTTCGAACGCGAGGGCCTGCTCGACCACGTGCGCGGCCGCGAGGCGGCCTTCCGCGCCACCCTGGAGAAGCTGCTGGACCTGCCGATCGTCGGCGACGTGCGTGGCGATGGCTACTTCTACGGCATCGAACTGGTCAAGGACAAGGCCACCAAGGAGACCTTCACCGACGCCGAGTCCGAACGGCTGCTGCGCGGCTTCCTGTCCAACGCCCTGTTCGAGGCCGGCCTGATCTGCCGCGCCGACGACCGCGGCGATCCCGTCGTCCAGCTCGCCCCGCCGCTCATCGCCGACCAGCAGCAGTTCGACGAGATCGAGCAGATCCTCCGCGACGTCCTCACCCGGGCCTGGCAGCGACTGTAG
- a CDS encoding amylo-alpha-1,6-glucosidase: MTEAWAFGREPVRVGGGLVTLIEGSSFCISRPDGDIDPETAQGLFFRDTRILSTWQVRLEGLTLEPLTVIVNEPFCGSFLSRSVPEPGRADSTLLCQRERFVGAGMREDIILRNLGNQPFSGTLSVRVDADMADLFEVKQGRVLRRGEYNVEPGDGHLFFSRRWKGQQIGVRVVAEGGRAHGGNTLYFPFTVPPRGRWHVTLQVHPIFQGKEWPPAFPTGRPLEHAPVAQRFSRWQSAGPFIDGDDPALVSTLRQSHRDLGSLRIFDPEAPNLPVVAAGAPWFMALFGRDSLLTALMTVAVDQSLALGTLHMLARYQGRQVDPVTEEEPGRILHEVRLGVEAALALGGGHIYYGTVDATPLFVVLLGQLQRWGLPRDQIEALLPAADRALEWIERYGDRDGDGFVEYRRATEQGLVNQGWKDSWDGVNFADGTIAEPPIALCEVQGYVYQAYRARARLARWFDDHAAAVRWERKARELKKAFNERFWLPDRGWYAIGLDRDKRPIDALASNMGHCLWSGIVDADKARLVAERLLSPEMFNGYGVRTLATTMGAYNPMSYHNGAVWPHDNAIIAAGLMRYGFVEQAQRVACGILDAAAAYGGRLPELMCGFDREEFGEPVPYPTSCSPQAWAAATPIYLLQVLLRMEVDIPQRFIRINPALPRRFGSVRVAGISLNGSRAAIEVWPGHLRVTGLPEGVELISPLHTGDRQQ, translated from the coding sequence GTGACGGAAGCGTGGGCGTTCGGCAGAGAGCCTGTCCGGGTCGGCGGCGGACTGGTCACGTTGATCGAGGGATCTTCGTTCTGCATCAGCCGCCCGGATGGTGACATCGACCCGGAGACAGCGCAGGGGTTGTTCTTTCGTGACACCCGGATCCTGTCCACCTGGCAGGTACGGCTGGAAGGGCTGACGCTGGAGCCGCTCACGGTGATCGTCAACGAGCCGTTCTGCGGGTCTTTCCTGAGCCGCAGCGTGCCCGAGCCGGGGCGTGCGGACAGCACGTTGCTGTGCCAGCGGGAGCGGTTCGTCGGGGCGGGGATGCGGGAGGACATCATCCTGCGTAACCTCGGCAACCAGCCGTTCTCCGGCACGCTGAGCGTGCGGGTGGACGCCGACATGGCGGACCTGTTCGAGGTCAAGCAGGGCCGGGTCCTGCGGCGCGGCGAGTACAACGTGGAGCCCGGAGACGGCCACCTGTTCTTCAGCCGCCGCTGGAAGGGACAGCAGATCGGCGTCCGGGTGGTCGCCGAGGGCGGACGGGCGCACGGAGGGAACACGCTGTACTTCCCGTTCACCGTGCCGCCGCGCGGCCGCTGGCACGTGACCTTGCAGGTGCACCCGATCTTCCAGGGCAAGGAGTGGCCGCCGGCGTTCCCGACCGGTCGGCCGCTCGAGCACGCGCCGGTGGCCCAGCGGTTCTCGCGATGGCAGTCGGCCGGGCCGTTCATCGACGGCGACGATCCGGCGCTGGTGAGCACGCTGCGGCAGAGCCACCGGGACCTGGGGTCGCTGCGGATCTTCGACCCGGAGGCGCCGAACCTCCCGGTGGTGGCGGCGGGCGCGCCCTGGTTCATGGCGCTGTTCGGCCGTGACTCCCTGCTCACCGCGCTGATGACGGTCGCGGTCGACCAGTCGCTGGCGCTGGGCACGTTGCACATGCTGGCCCGCTACCAGGGGCGCCAGGTCGACCCGGTGACCGAGGAGGAGCCCGGTCGCATCCTGCACGAGGTACGGCTCGGCGTGGAGGCCGCGCTGGCGTTGGGCGGCGGGCACATCTACTACGGCACGGTGGACGCCACCCCGCTGTTCGTCGTGCTGCTCGGCCAGTTGCAGCGCTGGGGGCTGCCCCGCGACCAGATCGAGGCGTTGCTCCCCGCGGCCGACCGGGCGTTGGAGTGGATCGAGCGGTACGGGGACCGGGACGGCGACGGGTTCGTCGAGTACCGGCGGGCGACCGAGCAGGGCCTGGTCAACCAGGGCTGGAAGGACTCCTGGGACGGGGTGAACTTCGCCGACGGCACGATCGCCGAACCGCCGATCGCCCTGTGCGAGGTGCAGGGGTACGTGTACCAGGCGTACCGCGCCAGGGCGCGGCTCGCGCGCTGGTTCGATGACCACGCCGCCGCCGTGCGCTGGGAGCGCAAGGCACGGGAGCTTAAGAAGGCGTTCAACGAGCGCTTCTGGCTGCCCGACCGCGGCTGGTACGCGATCGGCCTGGACCGGGACAAGCGCCCCATCGACGCGCTGGCCTCCAACATGGGCCACTGCCTGTGGAGCGGAATCGTCGACGCCGACAAGGCGCGGCTGGTGGCGGAGCGGCTGCTGTCGCCGGAGATGTTCAACGGGTATGGGGTGCGGACCCTCGCCACGACGATGGGCGCGTACAACCCGATGAGCTACCACAACGGCGCGGTCTGGCCGCACGACAACGCGATCATCGCGGCCGGGCTGATGCGCTACGGCTTCGTCGAGCAAGCCCAGCGGGTGGCGTGCGGGATCCTCGACGCGGCGGCGGCCTACGGGGGACGGCTGCCGGAGCTGATGTGCGGGTTCGACCGGGAGGAGTTCGGCGAGCCGGTGCCGTACCCCACCTCGTGCTCCCCGCAGGCGTGGGCGGCCGCGACGCCGATCTACCTGCTGCAGGTCCTGCTCCGGATGGAGGTGGACATCCCCCAGCGGTTCATCCGGATCAACCCCGCGCTGCCGCGCCGGTTCGGCTCGGTCCGGGTGGCGGGCATTTCGCTGAACGGGTCTCGTGCTGCAATCGAGGTGTGGCCCGGTCACCTGCGGGTAACGGGCCTGCCGGAGGGGGTTGAGCTGATCAGCCCCCTTCATACCGGAGATCGTCAACAGTAG